A stretch of the Malus domestica chromosome 08, GDT2T_hap1 genome encodes the following:
- the LOC103423097 gene encoding CBL-interacting serine/threonine-protein kinase 5-like: MEERTVLFGKYEVGKLLGKGTFAKVYHGRQIATNESVAIKVISKDQVRKEGMMEQIKREIEVMRLVRHPNVVELKEVMATKTKIFFVMEYVRGGELFAKVAKGKLKEDQARKYFQQLISAVDFCHSRGVSHRDLKPENLLLDENEDLKISDFGLSALPEQLRNDGLLHTQCGTPAYVAPEVLRKKGYDGSKADIWSCGVVLFVLLAGFLPFQEENLMNMYRKVFKAEFECPPWFSTEAKRLISKMLVSDPEKRITIPAIMRTPWFRKGMKKQEEVTEPTEGVDEKSDGSDSPKFFNAFEFISSMSSGFDLSNLFEKKRKAGSVFTSKCSAAAIMAKIEAAAKGLSFKVAKVKDFKIRMQGPNEGRKGRLSVTAEVFEVAPEVAVVQFTKSSGDTLEYAKFCEEDVRPALKDIVWTWQGDGSGNGNGKVDCDLVQDRLNED; this comes from the coding sequence ATGGAGGAAAGGACAGTGCTTTTCGGGAAGTACGAGGTGGGGAAGCTGCTGGGCAAGGGGACCTTCGCGAAGGTCTACCATGGCAGACAAATCGCGACGAACGAGAGCGTGGCGATTAAGGTGATCAGCAAGGACCAGGTGAGGAAGGAAGGGATGATGGAGCAGATCAAGCGGGAAATCGAAGTGATGCGTTTAGTCCGCCACCCGAACGTCGTGGAGCTGAAAGAAGTCATGGCGACCAAGACCAAGATCTTCTTCGTTATGGAGTACGTCAGGGGCGGCGAGCTCTTCGCTAAGGTGGCGAAGGGGAAGCTGAAGGAGGATCAGGCCCGGAAGTACTTCCAGCAGCTGATCTCCGCCGTCGATTTCTGCCACAGCAGGGGCGTCTCCCACCGCGATTTGAAGCCGGAGAATCTGTTGCTCGACGAAAACGAGGATCTGAAAATCTCCGACTTCGGACTCTCCGCTCTGCCGGAGCAGCTCCGGAACGACGGGCTTCTGCACACCCAGTGTGGGACTCCTGCTTACGTGGCGCCGGAGGTGCTGAGGAAGAAGGGGTACGACGGATCTAAGGCGGATATCTGGTCGTGCGGAGTTGTGCTGTTCGTTTTGCTGGCTGGGTTTCTGCCGTTCCAGGAAGAGAATCTGATGAACATGTACAGGAAGGTTTTCAAGGCGGAGTTTGAATGTCCGCCGTGGTTTTCAACGGAGGCGAAGCGGTTGATCTCGAAAATGTTGGTTTCCGACCCGGAGAAGCGAATCACCATTCCGGCGATCATGCGCACGCCGTGGTTTCGCAAGGGGATGAAGAAACAGGAGGAGGTCACGGAACCCACGGAAGGTGTTGATGAAAAGTCCGACGGGAGCGACTCTCCGAAGTTCTTCAATGCATTTGAGTTTATTTCTTCGATGTCGTCCGGGTTTGACTTGTCGAATTTGTTCGAGAAGAAGCGGAAGGCCGGGTCCGTGTTCACGTCCAAGTGCTCGGCTGCGGCGATCATGGCAAAGATCGAGGCGGCGGCAAAGGGGCTGAGCTTTAAAGTGGCGAAAGTGAAGGACTTCAAAATAAGGATGCAAGGGCCGAATGAAGGGCGAAAAGGGCGGCTTTCGGTGACCGCGGAGGTGTTCGAGGTGGCGCCGGAGGTGGCGGTGGTGCAGTTTACGAAGTCGTCCGGGGATACTTTGGAGTATGCCAAGTTTTGTGAGGAAGATGTTAGGCCAGCATTGAAGGACATTGTATGGACATGGCAAGGTGACGGTAGCGGTAACGGAAACGGGAAAGTCGACTGTGATCTAGTTCAAGACCGATTAAACGAAGATTAA